NNNNNNNNNNNNNNNNNNNNNNNNNNNNNNNNNNNNNNNNNNNNNNNNNNNNNNNNNNNNNNNNNNNNNNNNNNNNNNNNNNNNNNNNNNNNNNNNNNNNNNNNNNNNNNNNNNNNNNNNNNNNNNNNNNNNNNNNNNNNNNNNNNNNNNNNNNNNNNNNNNNNNNNNNNNNNNNNNNNNNNNNNNNNNNNNNNNNNNNNNNNNNNNNNNNNNNNNNNNNNNNNNNNNNNNNNNNNNNNNNNNNNNNNNNNNNNNNNNNNNNNNNNNNNNNNNNNNNNNNNNNNNNNNNNNNNNNNNNNNNNNNNNNNNNNNNNNNNNNNNNNNNNNNNNNNNNNNNNNNNNNNNNNNNNNNNNNNNNNNNNNNNNNNNNNNNNNNNNNNNNNNNNNNNNNNNNNNNNNNNNNNNNNNNNNNNNNNNNNNNNNNNNNNNNNNNNNNNNNNNNNNNNNNNNNNNNNNNNNNNNNNNNNNNNNNNNNNNNNNNNNNNNNNNNNNNNNNNNNNNNNNNNNNNNNNNNNNNNNNNNNNNNNNNNNNNNNNNNNNNNNNNNNNNNNNNNNNNNNNNNNNNNNNNNNNNNNNNNNNNNNNNNNNNNNNNNNNNNNNNNNNNNNNNNNNNNNNNNNNNNNNNNNNNNNNNNNNNNNNNNNNNNNNNNNNNNNNNNNNNNNNNNNNNNNNNNNNNNNNNNNNNNNNNNNNNNNNNNNNNNNNNNNNNNNNNNNNNNNNNNNNNNNNNNNNNNNNNNNNNNNNNNNNNNNNNNNNNNNNNNNNNNNNNNNNNNNNNNNNNNNNNNNNNNNNNNNNNNNNNNNNNNNNNNNNNNNNNNNNNNNNNNNNNNNNNNNNNNNNNNNNNNNNNNNNNNNNNNNNNNNNNNNNNNNNNNNNNNNNNNNNNNNNNNNNNNNNNNNNNNNNNNNNNNNNNNNNNNNNNNNNNNNNNNNNNNNNNNNNNNNNNNNNNNNNNNNNNNNNNNNNNNNNNNNNNNNNNNNNNNNNNNNNNNNNNNNNNNNNNNNNNNNNNNNNNNNNNNNNNNNNNNNNNNNNNNNNNNNNNNNNNNNNNNNNNNNNNNNNNNNNNNNNNNNNNNNNNNNNNNNNNNNNNNNNNNNNNNNNNNNNNNNNNNNNNNNNNNNNNNNNNNNNNNNNNNNNNNNNNNNNNNNNNNNNNNNNNNNNNNNNNNNNNNNNNNNNNNNNNNNNNNNNNNNNNNNNNNNNNNNNNNNNNNNNNNNNNNNNNNNNNNNNNNNNNNNNNNNNNNNNNNNNNNNNNNNNNNNNNNNNNNNNNNNNNNNNNNNNNNNNNNNNNNNNNNNNNNNNNNNNNNNNNNNNNNNNNNNNNNNNNNNNNNNNNNNNNNNNNTTAGcaaatttatctaataaaatgtcATCTGGTATGTCAATGTCTCTATGAATAGCTAAAAGGGCAAGTCCCACTAGTCTGGATTCTGAAGTTGTATTTCTTAAATACGTTTTGAGTCTTCTCAACGTCGAATAGCTGCGTTCAGCTATAGCGGTGGATACTGGTATTATAGCTAGTATTTTTAGTAATTCATACATGTTTGGATACATTAATCTATCACAGACACTCAAAGCCTCTATAGCAGTTGTGGGCTTTAAGTTGTCTTCAATATTCTTCCACTTAGCTTGCCAAATTTCGTACTCTGCTTCTATAACGTCATTTAGCACCGGTAaatcattttcataaaattcaacagctttttttaaataagaaaatggtTTTTCAACTACAATACTTGGTAAGACATATTGTAATGAAGTTATAGTTTCATTGTGAGGTATAAATCTTTCATTTAATGCCATCATCAAATCGTCCAAGTActgtataaaaatagattttttgtaatattcttCAATGTTGTTAGATGGTACCATGCTTCTATTTCTTTGACTGCTACAGGTACGAGGCATTTTTGGTTCAATATTTAACTTTTCAGCAACATCTTTGGcttctttataaatattgttaaattttaaatcaacgtTTTCTCTTATGGAATGAAACACGGAAATTACATCGGAAACTTGATTGAGAGCATTaaataaatcgatatttttgctttgtaaatatttcgataaattataagtataacttaataatttactagacacacaaatagatattaaaaattaaagttgcaAATACAATGTAAAAGGCCATTAGATTTTTTTGAAGAATCAGTCCCAGAACATTCATTTTGCACTTCTTCTAATGCAGCAACAACGGGTTCTACAAATTCTTTAAAAAGCATAACTGCTTCATGGCGTAACACCCAGCGAGTTTCACATAAAGATTTCAATTTTGTAGATTGTGAATTTGgtttaatttcttttattttattttggaggACTGTAGTTCGTTTTGCCgaactattaaaaaaagaacAGCATTCACTTATTATACCAAAAGCATTTCGAATATCTTGAGATTTTGTCGCATCCGATAAACAAAGATTTAGTGAGTGTGATACGCAATGTGTGTATAATGCTTTTGGGTACATATCTTTAATAATTGCCTGAACACCTCTAAAACGACCACGCATTGCTGCAGCCCCGTCGTAACCTTGACCTCGCATTTTGTTCAaatcaaaaccaattttttttaaagtttctttAATTGTGTTAGCCAAACCTTCACCAGATAAATCATATACCGGAACGAATGTAAGAAAATCTTCCCGAATTGAAAAAACTTCCTCGTCAACATAACGAATACataatgaaaattgttcaatttgAGAAATGTCAGTGGTTTCGTCTGCaagtattgtataaaaattagtttttgatactctttcaagaatttttaattgaattaagtccccaaacaaatgtattatttcattttgtataaTTGGGCTTGTATACATAGATTTACCACCACTAGTTTCCAAATGTTCTTTTAATACGTTGTCACCATTTTTCGAGCGATATCGGAGCAAACAACGGAAATTACCATCGTTATTTTTTGGTTCTTCTAAAAAAATTCTACCAGAATCCTCGTGCCCCCGTAACGCTATTTGTTGTCTACCACATAACCGAATTGTTTGAATAATTGGCTTAAGTTTTGCGCGATTTTTTATGACTTCATCTTTTCGTTTACTATTCAattgtactaatatattatcttgttttttttctaaaattgctTTTATGTTGTCAGCAGTAAGTAACGAATTTTTatggtaatcatttttttcgtgATTTCTAAAGTCTTCCAATGCGTCTTTTAGCTTTGTCAAGGGTCTTAAAACAAGTTTACCTAACTTCTCATGTGATCCCTTACCagcatgatttaaatttaagaacagTACAcagaatttacaaaataaacccTCTCTTAATTTTGAATATGCTAATCATTTGAAAGTTTCAAGccatttaatttggattttacgtttatattttcCACTATTATCATAtggaaaattaaactttaaatcggGTGTCCATacgtttttcaaaattgaaactttCTCTTCgccacttaaattttttttacattcaacatAACCCCCTATATCAAACTTagaatctaaacattttaaactacgTTCAATTACCGGAGAAACAACTGGTGGACTTGGAGCTGTTTTTTCTGTTTCAAGTGTTGCCATAATGTCATCATCTTGTAAAACATTCGATGTAGATGGAACTGTATCATCGACGGATTCGGTGGACTGTTtaggttttttataaaaatgcaataatgaTTGCTGAGTTCTTTTCATTATGCttaggtgtattattattttatttaaacaacaaataaaaacactcgTCACGATCCACTGTCTTAGTAGGTACGTGCGATACTAAACGTCGACTATATcagacaacaaaatatttatctataatagcgacaacaagtaacaactataCAACGAAAACCGATCGCCGTCACAACTTCTCGGAAATATTTTTAGCTTATACGgcctcgtataatattattgtacggtGATTGAGACGCGACAACGCGTGTATATCAGTAAATCAATTCTAGATAAAAGAAATCGAAATTACGATAATGCAGCAGTACCGCACGTCAAAGGTATAATCGTTACGATCAAAATCGTCATTGACACATtacatgaataattttttcgttgttaacaattattataattctttataaaattatattgaactttTACGATTTACATCTGATAGGACATATTAAACagacttaataaataattcctggatttcgggggggggggctgaagcccCCTCAGCCCTCCCCATAAATACGCCCCTGCCTCGTATACACACTTATGGTTTCAACTATACCTAAATGTAAACAATCTATTTTGAAAACGTTCGGCTTaagataatttaaagaaatgtaaaaaaaccaaTATCATTGCTAATACAATACCACAATGCAAagctattttattaacattttaaagatcataatattattcagataatctatacaatttaaaaaaaggcggtattttatataacaaaatatttcttatcTCACAGATGGCGCTGTGTCGCATGTGTACCGAATATGTACAACTTTGTGGACGACCCCCTACTCTCCTCCTGCCAATAGTGTCCAGTCCTGTGTAGTAGTTCATGCTGTATACCTTTTTCTGACCGCGTTATCGTGATCGTCGCCAGTCCTgtacacgatttaagatataccgtggttataatacaatactctAGGTGATCCATACAATCATAATACAATCCACTATTCTGATATCTATAGCCGAGGTCCACGACCTATAGTCCGGCAATTCCTATTTCCTTGGTAGTTgacacctattaattattacaaagtaCAAATTGAAATTTCTAAGTTAAGAACTTAAAACAattaccatttatttatattttattaatgaacttaaatgatttttatttatctgtGATTTGTGTTGAGTGTTGTAACTTTGATCGTTAATaatggtttattatatttttcaattttcactaccaataacttttaataaaccaattaaaaattatttttaaaggtaaGATCACTAAGAtctcaattgtttttaattccaaattacatattccattattttacctaatttgttatttattttcatattataatgtgtatcttaattagaattaaatttattgatcctaaaatttagatttttgtatgaaacatgaaacaatttagatttaaattatcttcaatataggtatatatttatccataatgtattcaaatttatgttgattttttttaatttacattgatATTAAGTAGACAATTCCCAAAATGTATGTCATGATATCTGTTAATGTCACTCCTACAAGTTTTCtcttatttaacattttttgttgcTCTTCTACTGTAGGCTTGTAACTCTTTTTGGGGTTTGAGCTATATCTGAACATCCCCGTTTTAAGAATTGTGACTATCCCGATTATcttgtgtattattatcaatggTACTTATTACTTGTGTAATTGTCTGAATGTCTGATTCTTTTATGCTACCTTTTCCTTTCGTACTCAAAAGGGTTTCATCAACTTTGCATGCATACTAGTGTGACTGttaaattgattaatgattataggtACCCACTTACTAACGAGGATCCATACTtcattattagtaattaatatttagtcttTGTTTCTATTGCTGGAACATGTGTTATATTAAACAGTTGTCTCTTATTACTTTGGCTATCAACTCATCATATtcctacacaaaattaaataaattaacaatataattaatcataaaccaaaatatgaaaaatattttggtaattttgatAATTGAACAAGTATTTAGTTCATAAATAGTatcaagtatttaatttattttttgtcatttatattaattcaggTGTATgggctatttttaattttgttccagatattttcattgttgtcaaagttttcaaaaattaagttcttgaattaaaaaaattccacgTATAATTAAAATGCAGGAAATTGAAGATgaagtacaaaacaaaataaaccatGCCATAACGGATAACAGATATGTGTTTGATTTTGAACAAGTCAATTGGAACAACAAACAaacaatcaataaatttaaatgtagtatGACACAAAATGCGTTAGACCAAATTGAGAATGAACgagaaaatatagaaaaagaTTTAAAGTTATTACAAGCTATTAAAGATGAGAGATTAAGGCTGcaaaatttaatgaattcatttttagaGCTGAGAAATGAACTGGAAGAAAAACTTGAAAGGTCATcaagtctttaaaaaaattgtccatttgacttataatataaaatctaataaattgtGAATGTGAAAGTTGTGGTTTTTGATCTGATatgtaaaaactatttaataatataaattaaataataatttacatttgtcATGTGTCTTTTTTCCATTTccttttattaacaataataatagttgtttattcaaattaataaaaacgggCAGATTCtcgttttacaataatacaggTATTAGAAAAGTTGTtacgataaattaatatatatgtatatttttttttattttatatgccaaaaaaatgtatatgctatatttattttaataatatttattacaaattaataaatctgaataaaaaaaggaaattgACCATAATCCAGCTCTGGgtaactgtaatggatggtattcaaattatattatgaattcaattcaatgataatattatatactatataggtaatatgattatatacgaaaaaggattctgagcggaaatgATTTGTCAGCCAAGggatattctatattatatttatgttattataattaataccgaTTAGCCGGTAgaaaagttgaattaatattatttgtatattatgatacctaataatataaaattatatacataatatacttaagagttaagaagttttaagtacccacgaaaaatatttttcaattataacaaaaaactaaaatcacttcttcgtttaaatatattctaattttgtccaaactagaacttcaaatgtttttaaaaaaaatgtgttaacatattttttgtttatagcataaattacttatgtggaaccttgttgtTAACAAGTTTATGacaatttgaactttaaatgcttttgagaaaaaatcttgcatttgtatttttaatattcttaaactgatattgtaatcactttttgacaaaatcaattttgatgtaactcttaaaaaaattactgtaaatacATGGATTTTcacagaatgtttatattagcattttctacaccatacgaatttcaaaataatttgattcatgtagagctatttatagacatgcAATTTCGattataattggtttttttaaataaatcttgaTAAAAATGTGCTCggtcaaaaatttgaaaatgtattacaaggttACTCAtaagttggaaattaaaaaaatagctgATCGTTTATTCACAGTATTTTTTTGAGCATCTGAAGTTCTCAAAATGTAAgaattacgaaaatttgcaaattaatttgagttgtaaattcataaaaaattttctttttatatctaagatttgaatttaatacaatattactcatAAGATTATCAACttttatcaagaaaaaattTCTAATGGAaagtaaaattcaatttttaattgtttgtaactcaaaaacgatTAACCGTAGATACTTCAAATTTACGCCaagcatatatttattttatcattttcaatacttgatacaattttcaaatatcattttttaattttttaggtttttttctttaaaaatcaatcaaattttattcgttgggtcaaaaatcttgaaaatttaatataagggcACAAGGCTCCTCTAACCTgtgttaattttcaaatttttgaccgaaaacatttttatcaagattaatttaaaaaaaccaattataatCGAAATTGCATGTCTATAAATAGTTCTAcatgaatcaaattattttgaaattcgtatggtgtagaaaatgctaatataaacattctgtgAAAATCCATgtatttacagtaatttttttaagagttacatcaaaattgattttgtcgaaaagTGATTGCGTAAAAACTCCCGGTTttcctgaaattttttttgtttgtccaggctttgaaaactactgagaattttaaattttgatctcaatgcaccaactatattcaccacaaaaaaagatactgaagttgaaaatcgaagtattatatcttctacttatcgtgtacacaaataaaaagaaaatcacacaccattgtaaaatcaatacattcattgtgcggcacactcagaatctaaaagtgtaaaaaagaaaatgtatagcTTATTTGAAGAAATACTAGTTAAAGTAGTAAATTCTTATGTTGTAAAGTTGCTTCACCTtctctcattataatattttatagtatttctacagactataatatgaggtattatattttcatttaatctgTGGTATTACCATGagaatttattgttatcaagTTACTACTTATTAACtatgaaaaactaaattacctttttagtttttaccatgTAAATTAGAAGTAtcttatttatagtaattattgaataataatgacattatagtaataaacatgcataaatgcatacacacattaaaataaataattacttactatttaataaagttttaaaatttacttttttttttttaatgtagattTGTGAAACAATCTGCGTATGTAGTGGTAAAATActcaacatttttaacttaaaaatgatataagttataacttttaaactaaGTCCAGCTGACAAATTTCGATAGTATCATTGTTCCTAACTCTGAAAGTTTTCAggaaaaaatttccaaaaatcagtTGGGAGCTAAACTGCATTGTTATGccgtatttcaatatatttgtgcaatagtgattataaaaaaaatagcttactactaactactaagtaatattatcttaattatgTACAGCTAGCATATAGTGCCATAGTGGAGTCAAGTTTTTATGTATTATCcctatacaatacctattatgCACCTAATACAGTGGATTCATTATAATGTGGGCATTAGTTAATATGGGCAAAATGGTCTGATCCTAACGTGTCGACATTATGCAGAAAccactgtacctataaataataatgtgtatagttaaataagtatttaaatatagtttaccaattttaaaaaaagttaagattGAGGATGATATGATACCCAAACCCCCCAGTAATTAATTACTAATCACACCACTTCAGCTAATAATCTGTTGGATTATCAGTTGACAATTAGGCAATGCACCTATACAATGTCCGCATCTATGAAGCTGTTTCAAATATCAcataaaatttgatgaaaattcaATACCAACTATAACCAGAAGtaaaaattcattatatatataaaatatcattaaaaaagcagctttgttttgtattatatacatttttattaataaatgtaatgtaacatattatgttaaattatgtttttttactatCACAACTGGTAAGTTTAAAAATCAGTCTCTGAATTTgttcaaattatgaattatgttagcaaataatttttttccaatgcCTTAACATATAATGTACGATTTTCAAGCTATACAATGTATGTTtaggttttaaatataattgtataatgatgtaattacatatttacaaacaatGATACAACTTTTGGAGAACTAAAATTTATTTGGATTTAatatagctatttaaaaaaatatattaatagtatttgtaAAGGATTATAcatcaattttgtattatagttCATACAAAACAGacacattttgtatatataatacatttataatatcaacgACTCTTATCAGGCCCTTTTAACTTCTATTATGCCTATTACCCCATCCTCGGCGATGGTCATCTTTGTACTCGTCGCGAGCAGTTAGTCGTTGTCTTTCGTTTTCTTTTTCTTCCTCATTGATTTTGTCTTCTTTATCTTCTTGTTCTGGTTCTGAGGCTTCAGACAGTTGTTGTAAACACTTGGTATTATCACCAGTAGGTAAATGCCATCTAACATaagaaaaaatgatataatatgaaatttaaaacttcaaacatatttattttatacttacattcCATCATTGATACGTTGTTCACAGAATTCTTCAACTGTCATTGTTGGCAAGCTCGGATAGCCAGCACCAAATACTTGTTTTTGAAACTCAttttttgtgataataatagGCATTAACGGTTTAGGTTTGAGCTTTTGAGATTTTGCATTTTCAGGGTTGTCTTCATCTTCATGTTTCAATTTATAGTGTAAAATTCTCATTTCGGCTTGAAGAGAATCTAATTCTTCCAAAGCCTTGCCAATATTGTACTTCAGTAAAGAGACTATGTACTTTCTTCTCATTTCGTCATCTTCAGACTCACGTTCATTCTGTTCCTTCAACAGCTGTAACTGAGACTCCATTAATTTTTGTTCCTTGNNNNNNNNNNNNNNNNNNNNNNNNNNNNNNNNNNNNNNNNNNNNNNNNNNNNNNNNNNNNNNNNNNNNNNNNNNNNNNNNNNNNNNNNNNNNNNNNNNNNNNNNNNNNNNNNNNNNNNNNNNNNNNNNNNNNNNNNNNNNNNNNNNNNNNNNNNNNNNNNNNNNNNNNNNNNNNNNNNNNNNNNNNNNNNNNNNNNNNNNNNNNNNNNNNNNNNNNNNNNNNNNNNNNNNNNNNNNNNNNNNNNNNNNNNNNNNNNNNNNNNNNNNNNNNNNNNNNNNNNNNNNNNNNNNNNNNNNNNNNNNNNNNNNGTGGTTTCTTCAGAATCTGTGTACTCGGGTGGTATTGTATGGTCAGCCAATCCATAATCTTTACACCTACAACCCAAAAATGAATATAGTCTGTTGACTCGTTTAAACTCTAAAGCATTGAAATTATCAAACACACTTTCGATACATACCTCTGTAGATAATCCCTGAAATATACTTCCGCTGTTTTGACGACATCCAATCTATTGCCGTTGTTTGTGAGTTTTAGGGCCAGAGACCCCAAAATGAATGGCAATAACATGTATTTGACGTCGGCCGTTGGTATCTCTTCGATGGTCTCATTGTTGCTGAACATGCCCGCCGCGGATACGAGTTGTGTAGTGTGCTCCAATATTTTCATGCATTTTATTATCCTGTACTGAAAACAGAGAGTAAAGTCATCAGAACAACATTAATAAGATCACACAAACCTGCGTCCCAGATTCCTTGGCTGGTTCTGTGGACTCGCAAATACTCTCGTAAGACGACAGGCCTTGGTCGAAGCACTCGGACAATGTGAGGTTTTGAAATTCTACGGACACCGACGTCGTCgccatttttaaagattttaaaatatgttgaaaattaactattaagacaAAAAACGTTTCAGATTCGTAAGGTGCTTTAACCATGGATCTCGGAGACCTGAGTACCTGAATACTTGAtagtgatttttatttgtttattttgttttggaaTGCCGAATGTTAGCAAGCTGCATTCTATGGGATGCACAACAACATATCAACCCTACCACcggttaatttttgtttgtaaccGTTCACTATTTATTTGTCACCGCTCTAATCTAACGAATTTCTAGATAACAACATGTTTCACGTAATCTGTGATATGTGGTGATATGACATCGtttcttatcagttatcagtcgAATATTCTCATAGGCCTGCAGCTGATCTATGAATATTCTACAcagatgacataataatatcagatCAAAAATTAGCgttgagtaaataataaatattaaataataataggtatgccaAATGccaattaattagtaataatttattactgagAAGCAGAAATAGTAGTTAAAAGAATACTGGAAGAAATATCAAATGGTACTAATAGTTCAATTAATTCAAGTTAATACTTAGTACGTACTTCAGTAACTTTTGTAGATCGTAAAATGTTCACATAGATGTTAGATGAcacttattgacattttaacttaaaagaTTTGAAATTGAATACTAGAAAGTAATGTCGAATAACATCATGTCCAACAACCCTCTAATTTATGGAGTTGAATTTCAGgtacttagataataataaaaacatagttATATCTTGTTGGGATATGAGAAATTTTTTATCAAGTCTGTTTACATTTTAGGCTAGATCGTTGTGTTCTCTGCACGCTGAAAGCGATCAAGACTGCTTTTTAATCGGAACTCAGTCGTTGATCACATCAAATAATCAAGTACACCTCGTTAAACTACAAGAAGAGACCAATACACTTTGTCCTCAAGtgtgtattgataaaatattgtctccattttttttttgcttttaaatagtgtaaaataagATCAAATTGATGATaaaggttattagttattaccatgtataaaaattgtattttagataTATGAGCATAGCTGTGGTGAAATATGGTCATTAGCGTCTTCTCCAACAGACAAATGCTTGATAACTACCTGTTATGCTAGTATAGAACGAGATTGTGAGAAATTCACAGCTTTATGGCGACTGCCAGAGAATGATGGTCATTTAGAAAATGTCATCACTTTTCCTACAGAGAAGTATGGTACTGATGttaaggtatttattatatagttttatttttcgattttaatattttaaatttcatttcatttagGTGACCACGTTTCATCCTACTAAATGACGCATACATGTGTTCtgttatcgataataatatagtgatgtgGGATGTGGGTGAAAGTgagtaaaattgtatgtactgcAGTATTGGATGGTAAAGGTatgacattttagattttaaatgcagacaaaaatattgttaaaataaaagttgataTTTGTAAGTAATGTACTCATATTTATATCTGATTATTTACTGGGTATATAGACTCATAATTTCccacttttgaaaaaaaaaagtaggtatatatttgaaaagtgattttttaataaattaatacactaATTGTATTTCATTTGTTAGGTCAACCAAGATTTACTACTGGAAAATGGAATCCACAAAGTGCCAACTTACAATTTGTAACTGCTGATGATTGTAATATAAAAGCTTGGGATTTAAGAACCCAGACAAAAATTGCATGGAGTCTAGATGGAGTTCATActcaaattattaggtataatcaatgtttgataaaataacttaatgaaTGTNNNNNNNNNNNNNNNNNNNNNNNNNNNNNNNNNNNNNNNNNNNNNNNNNNNNNNNNNNNNNNNNNNNNNNNNNNNNNNNNNNNNNNNNNNNNNNNNNNNNGTTAATACGTATGGATCATGGTCCGTGTACCCGCGAACCACGATTTTCGTTAAGGGTACACGCATTAATCTAAAATTGGGAGGTAAGTACACGCCGTATACCCTCCACTACACCACTAGTGATCGTGAAAATACGACGAAAAACAAATTGatgtgctataaataataatatgcactataaacctaaaaatatgcattaaatatgacgtatataataggtaaaaacgatgaaatatgcaaaatatgcaaaatacagttcctgttattttaaaaagaatgaTCTAAATCGGAGACAatgtttaaaacgaataaaacatatatttaaaacattgtaaattCCGGAAGCCTATATTTCATCGGAATTATTTCACGTGGAACAGATATTTTACGAAATGTGAAtgtaggaaaa
This portion of the Acyrthosiphon pisum isolate AL4f chromosome A1, pea_aphid_22Mar2018_4r6ur, whole genome shotgun sequence genome encodes:
- the LOC100160773 gene encoding EARP-interacting protein homolog; translated protein: MSNNIMSNNPLIYGVEFQARSLCSLHAESDQDCFLIGTQSLITSNNQVHLVKLQEETNTLCPQIYEHSCGEIWSLASSPTDKCLITTCYASIERDCEKFTALWRLPENDGHLENVITFPTEKYGTDVKVTTFHPTK
- the LOC100158687 gene encoding immunoglobulin-binding protein 1; translation: MVKAPYESETFFVLIVNFQHILKSLKMATTSVSVEFQNLTLSECFDQGLSSYESICESTEPAKESGTQYRIIKCMKILEHTTQLVSAAGMFSNNETIEEIPTADVKYMLLPFILGSLALKLTNNGNRLDVVKTAEVYFRDYLQRCKDYGLADHTIPPEYTDSEETEQKLMESQLQLLKEQNERESEDDEMRRKYIVSLLKYNIGKALEELDSLQAEMRILHYKLKHEDEDNPENAKSQKLKPKPLMPIIITKNEFQKQVFGAGYPSLPTMTVEEFCEQRINDGIWHLPTGDNTKCLQQLSEASEPEQEDKEDKINEEEKENERQRLTARDEYKDDHRRGWGNRHNRS
- the LOC115033638 gene encoding EARP-interacting protein homolog, which translates into the protein MWVKVSKIVCTAVLDGKGQPRFTTGKWNPQSANLQFVTADDCNIKAWDLRTQTKIAWSLDGVHTQIIRYNQCLIK
- the LOC103310209 gene encoding 52 kDa repressor of the inhibitor of the protein kinase-like, which gives rise to MKRTQQSLLHFYKKPKQSTESVDDTVPSTSNVLQDDDIMATLETEKTAPSPPVVSPVIERSLKCLDSKFDIGGYVESYSKLREGLFCKFCVLFLNLNHAGKGSHEKLGKLVLRPLTKLKDALEDFRNHEKNDYHKNSLLTADNIKAILEKKQDNILVQLNSKRKDEVIKNRAKLKPIIQTIRLCGRQQIALRGHEDSGRIFLEEPKNNDGNFRCLLRYRSKNGDNVLKEHLETSGDETTDISQIEQFSLCIRYVDEEVFSIREDFLTFVPVYDLSGEGLANTIKETLKKIGFDLNKMRGQGYDGAAAMRGRFRGVQAIIKDMYPKALYTHCVSHSLNLCLSDATKSQDIRNAFGIISECCSFFNSSAKRTTVLQNKIKEIKPNSQSTKLKSLCETRWVLRHEAVMLFKEFVEPVVAALEEVQNECSGTDSSKKSNGLLHFSDVISVFHSIRENVDLKFNNIYKEAKDVAEKLNIEPKMPRTCSSQRNRSMVPSNNIEEYYKKSIFIQYLDDLMMALNERFIPHNETITSLQYVLPSIVVEKPFSYLKKAVEFYENDLPVLNDVIEAEYEIWQAKWKNIEDNLKPTTAIEALSVCDRLMYPNMYELLKILAIIPVSTAIAERSYSTLRRLKTYLRNTTSESRLVGLALLAIHRDIDIPDDILLDKFSLKNTYNQSPPISVTSDHTEIFTDGSKTDNGVGAAVVVKDHVSMLRLPNFCSIYSAEATAISYALDLIKTRRILKAAILSDSLN